The Mobula hypostoma unplaced genomic scaffold, sMobHyp1.1 scaffold_36, whole genome shotgun sequence genome window below encodes:
- the LOC134341647 gene encoding probable G-protein coupled receptor 139: MDQSPGTASWNTAENPKNVFWATEYVFAKYEWMTLDFRIAHALKVIQVIYYPGLAIIALPVNLVTILILSRGKCGLSRVVTRYLVAMAAADLMVVVLDLILSKIPNIYAPIELLIWAADTPMCQIHTVLLYAATDCSVWFTVTFTFDRFVAICCQKLKTKYCTGRTAAVILGTVTAISCLRNIYWYFRLSGYYAALIAPFICVDTADYVSLFVAMSIDLFHYLLTPVIPFLLVLLTNALTIRYVLVTSRGRRRLRRADKGQSARDPEMESRRKSLVLLLIISGNFVLLWAPFTVHSAWNRLSAFSAVTLPADSLRGLGSMLQILSCCTNTAFYAVTQTKFREQLKDAIKHPLALIAARMS, encoded by the exons ATGGATCAGAGTCCGGGAACAGCATCGTGGAATACGGCAGAAAATCCTAAGAATGTCTTCTGGGCTACAGAATATGTCTTTGCGAAGTATGAATGGATGACCTTGGATTTTCGAATCGCGCACGCATTAAAAGTCATTCAAGTGATTTACTACCCTGGTCTGGCTATCATTGCTCTTCCCG TGAACCTGGTGACGATTTTAATCCTGTCCAgaggaaagtgcggtctctccagAGTTGTCACTCGCTACCTAGTTGCCATGGCAGCGGCCGATCTTATGGTTGTTGTCCTGGACCTGATATTGAGCAAGATTCCGAATATTTACGCGCCAATTGAACTTCTCATCTGGGCTGCGGACACACCAATGTGTCAAATCCACACCGTCCTGCTTTACGCCGCCACCGATTGTTCggtctggttcaccgtcactttCACATTTGACCGGTTTGTGGCCATTTGTTGccagaagctgaaaacaaaatattgcaccgggAGAACGGCGGCTGTGATTCTGGGGACAGTGACTGCGATCAGCTGTTtaaggaacatttactggtatttTCGACTCTCGGGGTATTATGCAGCGCTGATTGCTCCATTTATTTGTGTAGATACCGCAGATTATGTGTCTTTATTTGTCGCAATGTCAATTGACTTATTTCATTACCTTCTCACTCCTGTAATCCCATTCCTGCTGGTCCTCCTGACGAATGCATTAACCATCCGGTACGTTTTAGTCACCAGCAGAGGGCGCAGGAGACTCCGGCGTGCTGACAAGGGAcagagtgccagagacccggagatggagagccGCAGGAAATCACTCGTTTTACTGCTGATCATCTCTGGCAATTTCGTCCTGCTGTGGGCACCGTTCACTGTGCATTCTGCTTGGAACCGACTGTCTGCTTTCTCTGCCGTGACGCTTCCTGCTGATTCTCTGCGAGGACTGGGCTCGATGCTGCAGATTCTGAGCTGCTGCACAAACACGGCTTTTTACGCCGTCACCCAGACCAAGTTCAGGGAGCAACTGAAGGACGCGATAAAACATCCCCTGGCTCTCATTGCTGCAAGGATGTCATGA